A window of Punica granatum isolate Tunisia-2019 chromosome 8, ASM765513v2, whole genome shotgun sequence genomic DNA:
TGGCCATATGCTGGCATTTTTGTAGTGGTACCCGGGTCACATTGCCAAGACAGAGAAGGAACTCAAAGAACAACTTAAGTTGATGGATGTTGTGATAGAGGTCCGAGATGCCAGAATTCCCATGTCCACAAGCCATCCACAGGTCAGTTCTGCTGTTTCAAGCCAAGAGAAAGAACATAACTGTGGTAATAGATGGTTCTCGTCCATcgctcttttctctctctctctcttttaattttctttttctatggATCCTCTGCTGACTCAAACATTGAAGAAACTGGCACAAGCAGAAAGCATCTATAGTAACTAGAAATGGCAGATATACACGAGTTGGCACTGTTTCTTGTGGATAGCTTTTGTGTGTAATCTTGGACATTTGTCTTTGGTTCTAGTGCATCTTATTTATGTACGTATCAATTTCGTGCATAATCGTGgacattttttcttaattctaTTACATCTTATTTATGTCTCTTGAAAAGTTACTCTTGCCTCAATAGATATGTTGCAGATAATCAAGGACCTTCactttttttgttcttttttaattacatttaGCACTACCCCCAAATTAGGACAAGAAGGCTACCGCACCGTTTCACTATATATGAGTTATGGAGATTGAAATATGAGGTGTATACAGTTTTACAAAAGCTGTAATATTGGTTGTTTAAGCTGTTAAGTCAATGCAAATAACTGTTTTATTGATGTGTATACTCcaattgtaatttttcttcTGTTATGCTGACATGAATAGATGGACTTGTGGCTCGGTAATAGAAAAAGAATCTTAGTGTTAAATAGAGAAGACATGATATCCACGGCCGACCGCAATGCTTGGGCAAATTACTTTTCAAAGCAAGGAGTGAAGGTTGTCTTTTCGAACGGGCAATTGGGAATGGTACTTACTTGTCAAATGTCCCTGGGGGTAGaaacttctttatttttcattttccattaTTTATGATTTGTTTAATACCTCAGGGAACCATGAAGCTAGTCTgtcttgcaaaaacacttgcAGCAGGCGTAAATGTCAAAAGACGAGCAAGGGGTTTACTTCCTCGTCCTGTAGGTTTCTCTGAAACCTTTTTTAAGATaataatttgtcaatttatgaTGCTCTTCATCAAAGTGTTTATAATTCAATTGGAGAGGAATTGGTTGGGCTTTTCTAAATCAACAAAATGATTTAATGGGTCTGATCTGACTTATATTTGAATATAATTTATCAGTCAGCTAGTAGGGTAATTCGCTAAATCGTCTAATCAGCAAACTTGACAAGCCAGAAAGGAAGTTACAGGTTttcagcttaagcttttgatCAATTGATCTCCAGCCATTCTGTCCAGTGGTTAGTTCCAATTACTTGCCATGCAACATTTGCAATGTAAACCATCCTCACATTCTTAAGCTGCAGTAGAATATTGGACTTATGCACAGTTTCTTGGTGATTTTGTATAATTGTGGTTTATTAATTGCCAAAAAGGTGCCATAGTTCCATCAGAATAAAGCAGTCCAGGAAACTTCAGTGAGCAGAGCAGCTGCTTTCATGCTTACATCATCGCATTTTGTTGCCAACAGGTCCGTGCTGGAATAGTTGGGTACCCAAATGTCGGGAAATCTTCTTTGATTAATCGTTTGCTGAAGCGAAGAATGTGTCCAGCTGCTCCTAGACCTGGTGTTACGAGAGAACTAAAGTATTTGTCTTATCATTTTCtctttgaaatataaatcaaaTATTTGAACATTAGCTTCAAATAGATAGAGATTCAAAGTCAATTATAGTCCTCCAAAGTCCATATGATCAATGATGTTAACAATAGTGTTGATATTATTTTCTGGTTTGATTTCATCGTCTTTACTCTACAAGATGGGTGAGATTTGGGAAGGATCTTGAGTTGCTCGACTCTCCGGGAATAATCCCTATGAGGATCAGCGACCAGTCTGCTGCTATAAAACTTGCCATATGTGATGACATCGGAGAGAGATCCTATGATGTTACTGATGTGGCAGCAGTTCTCATACGGATTCTCTCGAGGCTTCCTGCAGCGGGTAATTCAATATGGCCCTGTTTTCTGAACGAGTAACCAATGCAAGATAATAATCTTTGGCTATGTTTCTACTTTCTTATCTTGAGATGTATAATGAGTGTTTTACTTGACCCAGAGCACTGTTGCATCATAATCCATTTGCTTGAATATGTCTTCTGTTATTTCCAGGTTTGAGTGTCCTTCAGAAGCGCTACAAGATCGATGCTGATGGTCATTCTGGACATGTGTAAGTCGATTTTCCTAAGGCAAACTTATTTTCATCAATGGCCtgatgacaaatgagataatAGTTAAGCCCGTGTCTTGAGGGACGATTTGGGAAAAAGTCCTAAGGAAAACTGAGAAAAGATATGTAAGGTGCCAGCAGCTGCTTCGGTACAATCAAAATATTGTACaatgaaatacaaattataatttcGTGCAATTATGTTTCCATTTCTATTCACCAGTGTATCTAATAGGCTACTAGTGTCATAGTACATTTCGACAGGTGTTTTCTGATCAAATCTTATTCCTATCCGACTGAATTTAAGAATAAAGGAACCTAAATTTATTGCTCGCGCCAGAAACGAGTCACCAGAGTCATTTTGGAGCCTAAGAAAGGTCTCTTATCGAAGTTTTTGTTGCTTTATCTATAAATGTTGGACTAATCCATTCTCTTGATGTCTGATGTATTGCAGATTTGTTCAGAAGGTTGCTCTGAACCTCTTCAATGGGGATACACACCAAGCAGCTTTCCGCATTCTGACAGATTTTCGTAAAGGAAAGTTTGGTTGGATTGCACTGGAGAGACCTCGTTGAAATCATCAACATCCCATCTCCTTAAATGTAAATGATTTGTGGTTCCCGACACTTCTCAACGATCGGGACTCCTACCTATCGCGAATAACTGAAATATTTTGCAGGGACTCATGAAGCTTTTCTAAGATAAGGAAAAGAGGAGAATGTTAAGATCATGAAAGAGCGGTGCTGGGCACTGAATTAGCCATAATTGATGTGGAGCCCTGCGCCTGCCATAGTTATACGGATTTTCGGCTCGATTTATCATGATACCGAGGGAAACTCGAATTTTTAGAGGAAGTAGTCGGAGGAAGGAGCCGATCAGGTGTCACCCTTTGAAGGAATCGAGCTTGTATTGTATCGGTATAGCTGTAATGCTAAGATAACAGTGTTATACACGcacacatatgtatatatatgtcccTTTCAAGTCTTACGGTGTATCTTCCATACTctactgtttttttttttttccttcctgaATAatgcatattattattaataaggATCAACTACATAAGTATTAGTTTGGATACCCTTCAAAAGTATAAAGCGACTAAAAATTTGACTTTGCGCTAAATTGGCCAAGTCATGTGCAAAGGTATTATCTGACCAGGAATAAAGGATAAAAAGCGGGCTAGAAGGATTATGGAGGTGTGGTTTTGGATGATTGTTTTACAAATTTGTATGATATAGTCTTTCGTAACCCTTATTATACCAATTTGTATAATAACCCTTTCCCTTATCTGAACAAGCTCTTAAGATCATATTTACTTTCAGGTCGCAGAAGGCTCCGGCAATtgaatcataaaaaaaaaaactgaatttACTATTTCGCTCTTGAATTGGTCGGCAAAATGCATGGAGGACTACTTAATACACTAATAAATTGTTGTTCGACAAGTCAAGTTAAGCGGTAAACATAATCGAAAGCAATGATTTGGACAGTAAAAGCAGTATTCGAGTTGGCTCCCGAGCCCGAAAGCAATCTGAGCTTGCCTGAGGGCTTAGGATTAGTAAAAGGGAATTGTTGAAACCGTAACCGTTATTTCAGTTCTGCTGACGTAGTCTTgcaaaaataattacaataaattGCAAAACAACCCCTGACAAAAAGTACAAACATTGCAAATAAGCCCCTCCTCCATTCTTCCAATCGGCTGCTCCCGCTTGCCCGCCTGCCTGCCTGCCTGCCTGCTGCTAGATAGATACTTCCTTTACCGTCCGGCCGACCACCAGAGTCGAATCCGGCGTCAGTCCATCTGGAAGGataggaagaagaagaagaagaagcattCACGACAGAGAAGCTCGGAAGCATATTCACAACAGGGCTTGTCTGCTACCCTCGCCCTCTCTGTCCAATCGGTTTTCCCTTGCAAATCCAATCCTCGGCAGAAACACGTTCCTCAGGTAAGCAGCAGCGACTTTGATTACTTGCTTTTCCTTCCGTTCTTTGCTATCCAAATGACATTGAACTGAATCATAGAAATTATGCCCATACGTCTGACATCTAATTTAATCTATGCGTAAGAAGTTCATACAACATTGGAAATGAGGGCTTACAAAAAttttcatctttcttttctgttACGGGTTACATATATCCTTAAGAACTTCATAGAGCATTTGAAAAGACGgctttttggaaaaaaaaatattcattttttttttgggatctACTGTTAAGTGATATACCCTGAGCCCATATCAACATTGCCCATATCATCAATATGAGAAATCTAAGATTTGTTGGATTACCATCTTCAACTGttcttattaaataaaattcttatGCCCAAGTTTTTTGCATTGTAACTGAAAGTTGCCATAGATTCTTAcatatgaatgaaaaaatgtACACAAAATCTCAGATTATTAAGTGAAATAGCATACCTATGTCATACCCCCTGATTGTTCTGAGCTGTTAAGGGACGCTTTCTAAGCTTACATATGAAGGCTTTGCTTTCCTCTGTTATCTATGTTGTCAATACATTATCCTGTGAAAGCAAATTATTGTCCTCTTCTATTTACAATTTGTACTCATCTGTtgttaaatattaatatacacTTCTTGAGGCACAGAGGCTAACTTTGCCTTCCCTCTTGACCTGCTTCGTAGGGTTTGTATGATGTCATTGTCAATGGGGATCAAAATTATTGGGACAACTGAACACCAGGTGACTATACCTCTGTCCCTCGACCAGAtgcactttttttatttttttcaaactgTTCGCCATATGACTGCTGCCTGCGCTATCCTGTGTTTGAGCTATACTAATGGAATGAGCTCAGCTTTATGTTGAAACAGCTTTTCATTTTGGTTTCTTACTTTACGCTTCCATTAATCTTTGTCTTCAGGTGCTGGCATATGTTTCAGAGGTATGTGAGATTGTACTTCCTCAAGTTAGTCGATCATGAAACTCTTAACATTCAATCAGGTATTGTCTAACATCATACTCCAAATCTTTGTTATCTTTGGCTGGGGGACACACGTAATGAACTGAAACTGAAAAATATAGGTATTGAAGTACTTGGTGAATAAACGAATAAGCGAGTTTGCTCCAAGGCTTGAAAGCAATTGCGCATGCGTGAGGGCTAGTTTTAATTTAAGAAAACATAATCTCGTGCAATAGTAATTTGAAGGCAcgtttgaaaaataatttaggaCTGACTAAAACATTATAAAGTAATGTTATTAGCGTACCATTTGTAGATTGATTAAGATAATgtcttttttccaattattaCTTGATATTTTGGTCTGTTGTTCATGTTCAACGTTTATTCTGTTGGCTGTTGGAAAAGATGTCATTGTCGAGTTGAATAAAATTAGCCAGTCTTCAGAACGAACATTGAATGGAAAAGATTTAGATGTGATTTGAATTTGGTGAGTAGAAGAAAATGGGCAGTTTTTTGTCTACTGGGGAACTTTACTTCCCAGATATTGGAGCTTTGATTAAAGTTATACTGCTGCAccaataagaaaaagaaaaaggaatcaTGTGCTTACCATTAATCTGTATCAAAGTGAAATCATAAAGACGTGTGAAAAATTACCTCATCTATTCGTTAATTGTTTATTTGACCctcatatatttaatttgttaattgTTTCTATGTACGCCTTCCATGCATAGCGCGGGTATCCTCTAGCTTCTTATAAGTTATCCTTTGTTGTCCTTTTCATGCATATTAAATTTGTCTGAAGTGTTGGACATTCATTAGATGCCAATGTGATTGTGATAAGATAGAATAATCCATTGATAGAGTCGCCCCCCATGTAAGGGAGATTTCATATTCGCAAAGATAAGAACTTAAAACTTTATGATGCATTTTTCCTTCTGTTATGAAGAAACAATTAAGAACAATGTTGAATCTACAAATCACGAAATCGCCGGCTATGTAAATGCACAAACTCTGGTATTCATAAAATTCGTCTTAAAGTTGTATGAAGGAGCTTATACAGTCATTTACTTGCTCTGTGATGTCCCTTCTCATTGTGTATTGTTCCTTTCCTGCATTATATTAGTAGTTAGATGTGAGAGGTTGGGTCGGTTTAGTTTGAGAAGCAAAAACAATAACTTGCTCCTACTTGCACATAGATCGATATTTAGACTTTGTACTCTGCAAGATGCATCCACTTTATTGCAGACCTCGTCCCCTTTAATCACCAAGCAACTCCCTAGCCAAAAACCAGATAACCCATTAGACAACATTCCTGTAAATTGGATGGTTGATCCAGATAGTAATCGAAAAGAAGATTGTTAagcttgcgtttggttttcgaaTTGGATAAGTGATCtaactcaacttgattttgtgcaatgattataagtgttgacaaatatattgatatgtgagaatatatatatatgtatgtctaTATAagatgtgaaagtagatgagaaatttattattaaaaaactGATTTTAAAAGTGGTTAGGGAAAAGTATGAGTGTGaaagtattattaaatagGAAGTTTAAAAAtggttagaaaaaaatatgggtgagagtattattaaatggaagagaaagacaaaacaataatgattatattgttgagtTTGGAGaagaatagagttgagttaagttgagttggagCAATTGCACTGACGATGCAAACTTGTGGGCTATATTGTCCCATCAGGTTTTTATTTCCAGAATAACACTGCAGTGTCccatcaattattattattatttttaactctTTTAGTAAATTCCTTATTAGTAGCTAGCTGCTGCCACCCGATTGTCCGCTGTTCTTTTTCCGCTGCTTGCAGAATCTGGTTGAGGTTATGGTATGTGGTCGAATGTTCCTGGATATTGATTCTGATTCTATTGGGTGCTTGTGCAGGACTTCAGGCTCGCTAAGCCCCCGTCAAGTTTCCAGTTCAAGAAGGAAGTGAATTTTGTGGGAAAGAGGTTGCTGTTGTTTAAGAAACTTGTACCAAACTGTTCCAAGGACAGAGAGATGGATGTGAGCACTTCTGCTTTGGCAGACGGTGTAGCTGAATGTGTAAATGGTCAGTCTTTATATTTCTGTGTCCCGCTTGTATTTGAGCTTCTGTTCATTGGTTAGCTTACATGTAGTTTTTGCAGATGTTGATGTGAAGGAGCCGAGCATATCAACGCTTTTGATGAATTTTGAGAGTAAGTTTGATCCTTATGGTGCTATCAGTACGCCACTTTACCAGACAGCTACATTCAAGCAGGTACATATGTTGAAATAAAGCATAATATGGTTGCAGCTTTGGCAATAGTAAAGGTTAGTCTTACTTGGTTGCTTATTATAACTCAGACTTCCTCATATGTTCCTGGTGATTTATGTAGTAGCCTTCAGCAACAGAAAATGGTCCGTACGATTACACCAGAAGTGGGAATCCCACTAGAGATGCTCTTGAAAGGTGTGATTTTGCTTATCTTCTTACATAATGCTTATGGTCCTCTCAATTTCGAGCCTACTTGTCTCTCTCTGTCCCCTTCTCAGTTGCTTATTGCTGTAGTGTCATACActtcctttttcattttctggattttattttctttatatgttGACACtgttttttgaaataattccCAGCCTCCTAGCAAAGCTTGACAAGGCAGATCGTGCATTTTGCTTCACAAGTGGGATGGCTGCTTTAGCTGCTGTCACCCATCTTCTTGGAGCAGGTTCTCTGCTTCAAACAACTCATTGGGCAAACTTACTTTAAGTTTAGCCAACTCAATATTTTCTGTAGTAATAGTTATAAAACATTGCTTCAGGTGAAGAGATCGTTGCAGGAGATGATATTTATGGTGGCTCTGATCGATTATTGTCACAAGTAACTCCTAAAACTGGCATAGTGGTGAAGTTAGTATTTGGTTTCCATTTTTCTCGTTACTTTTTGGTCATTGAACTACATGCTGATGACATTCATGGTGTTGCAGACGGGTAAATACAAGTGACCTAGATGAGGTTGCTTCTGCTATTGGTCCTAAGACCAAACTTGTGTGGATAGAAAGCCCCACCAACCCGAGAATACAAATTTCTGATATTCGTGTAGGCAATCTTGCTCTTGTTCTTATTACCTGTATGGCGTCCTGGAATGAAAGAAAACGTGATTTTATgactttataattaattagcatATTACCATTTCAGTTGTTAAGTTTGTTTTGCCAAACGGGCCATTACTTCTTTCCGATGGTCGCAGCCACAGTCTCTAATGACAAATACTTTACCTCCAGAAAATTGCAGAAATTGCTCATGCGTGGGGTGCACTTCTTTTGGTGGATAATAGTATAATGTCGCCCGTCTTATCACAGCCTCTGCAACTGGGGGCAGGTGCCAAGAATATCACTTTTGATGTGgttgaaatttatttaatctGCAATAATGCTATTTCACTCTGTCTTTCGGCATACTTGCAGATATTGTCATGCATTCTGCTACTAAATTCATATCTGGGCATAGTGATGTCATGGCTGGTGTGCTTGCAGTGAAAGGAGAGAGGTATGATTCCTATAACATACTTGGATAATGTGAAATCTAAACCGTTTATGCTCTGATAACATTACTTCAGGAAGAGGAATGTTTTAAGTATATTGGTTTCCAGATAATGGCCTTATTCTGTGAATCCATTTTAACGTGGTGGTCTTTATCTCATGCTAGCTGTGCCGGTACTCGTCCTTGTATTCCTTCTTTTCATTGAAATGATCTTGCTTCCCAAGATGTGCAGAACATTATCATTCAGCTCAATTTGGCTGGTGAATATCTTCACGTTGTCGTGACTTCTCTGTTTTCCGAGAAACCTCCAGCTTGGCGAAACAAATATACTTCCTGCAAAACGCAGAAGGCTCTGGTTTGGCTCCATTCGACTGTTGGATCTGCCTACGAGGTATCAAGACTATGGCATTGCGCATTGAAAAGCAGCAGGTCATTTTCTACATGAAACACATTGTTATttcgtttatatatatacatatatatatatatatatattttgtaatatatgtaTTGTTACCCTCACAGAGATGTTTGGCCTCTAGTCTTGAAActggtgctctctatttttctttcaggAGAATGCACAGAAGATAGCTGAATTTCTATCTTCCCATCCGCTagtgaaaaaagtaaattatgcTGGTCTTCCCAATCATCCTGGCCGGTCGTTACACTATTCTCAGGTTCCTGCACTTGTCGCTTAATCATAACAAGATGCTCGTACATCCAATATAACCTTTccaataaaaagtaatgaggTTTATATATGCAGGCTAAAGGTGCAGGGTCCGTACTGAGCTTCTTAACAGGATCAGTGCCACTCTCAAAGCATATTGTGGAGACTACCAAGTACTTCAGCATAACTGTCAGCTTTGGTAAGAGCTTATAATATTTGTTCGTAGTCGGTacaactaaaataaaataaacctTTCATTTTGGCTTTCATGGCATGAGATTTGATTTCTTCATCGGCAGGGAGTGTGAAGTCTCTCATAAGCATGCCCTGCTTCATGTCCCATGCAAGCATACCGGCTGCAGTCCGTGAGGCTAGAGGCTTGACGGAAGACCTCATTCGAATTTCCGTTGGGATTGAGAATGTTGATGATCTGATTTCTGACTTGGACAATGCCCTCAGTACAGGGCCGTTATAGTTGCTGCCCATGGACTTCCTGTCCTGTCCATGTTACGGAACCCCACTCTCACATTCCCTGTTCAGAGTTGGTCTTGCACTTCTGATTGTTATAGACGATGATTTGTCCCCTTCACGGTGGGAATTCGCATTTCGTAATGTAATTTATCTTAATATTTTTGGTCTTAGCAAACTGGGTAGAGCAGTTTCAGCAGGAAATGGTATGCACTCGGGATTTTGAGATATTCACACAACATTCTAATGTTACAATAAACAATCGGGTCGACATATAGATTTTCTATGCGAAAGGCTAATTTAAGTCCTCAGCCTTtactttccttttattttgtaacataAGCAAATTTTTGGGTTGAATCTTGTTTTGAACCTTTTGCATTCGGTTCCCTGTTTGGTCATTTGATCATTCGTCAATTGAAAAAAGCAATTTCGGcatatttcatataattaaaatgataaatgatcttttatttttttaaaaagaaaattataaatagaaaaatataatatcttttttttttgaaaagaactTGAAGGGAAGTGGGAGGATTATATTTCATTCGTGATTGCCGGAGAGAGGGGGTCTCTAGGAGGGTGTCCTTTTCCCTTAATTTAAGGATCCCTAGATTAGACGAGAAGGGAGGCCAATCAGATCACTCTCTTCCTCAACCCCTGTGAGGaatttccttttatatttttatttttaaaaatgattttccaTTCAAACAAAAATGCCGCATCAgcatttttctattaaaaaaaaaaaagagggacaAGGATCAAAAGTGAAGCCTATGGAAAAGGTGGAGGACAAGATGCAACCCAAAAATGTTTAGGATGAAATACAAAAGGGTTGATGATTAAAATTATCTAATGATATGGCATAACATATATTTTAAGAGAGAACaatcatgtaatatatatatatacacatatatttaCACTTATATAAATACACAAAAGCAGGGTTAAGATTGGTTACATAGCCTCAAGACGCTCGATTTCTAAATGAAATGTTTTCggatcttttaatttttatgttaatttttaacaaaaatgactttgttttaatttttaaaagatattttataataGGATCCaactttcttatttttaaaatttaataatagtttttaataaatatgagttttaaaatctttaaaagatattttacGATGAGATCTGAATTGGACATAGTATCTATCTAATTTTCTAACGGGAGATTGTTCGTTTTAcagtaattaataaatcacaaactttcaaatttgaatttaaaaaattgaatgaatttttctttattatatatattgatatactAAGTATTTTTGGAActttttgagaaaaatttaTACTATACATAGTATTTGATAATCTTGAACttttattcaaaataaaattaatatataattatatagatattaacaataaatacatatttatacattcgatataaatatattaaaataaatatatatatttctttctataatataTTTGTTGTGCGGGTATGATTTGTTACTTCCTTTATTGGTCAAATTCAATTAATATAAGTGCTAATATGGTATATTTTAATTGACTATAAATTATGCTTATTAACGGTTTAAAACAcaagtaaaaatatataataaaattgataaaaagaaaaaaaaagatcacaTGCAATGCACGGACTTTACGTCTAGTGTATACACACATGTAGATACTTAGCAAGAGCtagaaaacttttaatttttttaagaattctttaattgtatattattacatataaataataCGGACAAATatctaaaatatattgaagATGCCACAAATAAATATAGTAAAGGTGTGAATATATTGATAATACtagtttattttgtttcttccTCTTGGCCTTCTAAGGAGCGCATGCAAAGCGTCTGAATTTATTGATAAAGTTCATACACAACGTCTGAAATCTGAATGTATTGACAAATTTCAAGTTGACGAACCATCATTCACTCAGTATATGAACAAAAAGAGTATTACCATTTCCTCCTATTGCCATCTCTCTTAGAGTGTTATCATTTCCAGCTCTTTGGGTGGAAAAAGTTTGACGGcctttttatcatttatttttgtttacaGGTGATACAGTACATTGCAAAGGTCTAAAAACCtacttatataataaaaattggcAAAAAGAATGAATCTTGAGATGCTCGTGTGCGTTGCACGACTGATTGGATGCTCGGTTCTATTTCGTCTATGAACAACGATAGCGACCAATCAGGGCAAATTATTGCAACCCGAAGTTCTCATATGGCTTTGCTTGTCATCATTGAGGTTTTAGATCAGCTCTTTGATATAAATTCCGCAAATTGATACATATACTGCATGAGTCTTATTGTGAAGTGTTTAGATGCAGAACTCTCAGGGCGTGAAGAATAATCTTCCTGTGAAGTCCACGATGCATACCTGGTTCGAGAGGAACAGGTTGGATGAACCCGAAAAATGCACGTGGTCGCGTTGTCCCCGGGCATGACTATCTTCACGCCCTCAGGCAACTCAACTTTTCCAATGATATCAGCCGTCCTCATATGGAATTGAGGCAtgtaatttgaaaagaaagCAGTGTGCCTCCCGCATTCATCATGTCATTTTGGGAAATACTATAATCCCAATCCAATAGCTAtctaaacaaaattattttgtttatgagttattttgttcaaTCTAATTGCTGTATTTTAAGAGAAGTGATAAGAATTCCCTCCGAATAAAAGAGGGTGTACTGGAATGATTACACCTtgataactaaaaaaaattacagattCGATACTTGTTCTGAGATTATGCGtaccatttattagttattataattttattttattgtataataAGTCCATAGGCATGAGTTGATACGAAAAttgaacttttattttatatttattcaaaTACACTTTTATAAGAGACCAATACTCATCCTATTTCTCTGCCTACATTGGTCTGCCATGGATGGCCTAATGGGGCTTCTATTTATAGAAGCCAATCCGATCTAGGAAGCTTCAAGTGGGCAATATTGCTTCTAACAATGAGAAGATCTTGTCACCCTATCCTCTGCTCTTTGTCAGACAAGTTGAGCGTTTTATCTTCTCTAAATAGTCGAGCAAGTGAGGCAAGAGTTTTCAACGATTTATGCACAAATTCTCTTAATAGATTATAGGACCTTGGAGTGGACCGACAAATTGATCAACTATTTATACATATCTTTCGCCCAATCAACGTGTTATATGTGtctttcaaattaatttaacCACCAGCCTCTATtgtaagtgaaaaaaaaaaaaaacaccctCCCGAACTTCACCAAGTGCAAGATTAGCTGTTCTTTTCCTTATCCAACTTACTAAACA
This region includes:
- the LOC116189148 gene encoding DAR GTPase 3, chloroplastic, whose protein sequence is MAVQLSGLWLQHCPLIPLGRRTKQLWLPTPSASMSSLSAPSSSIQIVGGRNSGWHGQGNVNLGGVSDSEQEFNWVDLDADLYHWTKGLRPVQWYPGHIAKTEKELKEQLKLMDVVIEVRDARIPMSTSHPQMDLWLGNRKRILVLNREDMISTADRNAWANYFSKQGVKVVFSNGQLGMGTMKLVCLAKTLAAGVNVKRRARGLLPRPVRAGIVGYPNVGKSSLINRLLKRRMCPAAPRPGVTRELKWVRFGKDLELLDSPGIIPMRISDQSAAIKLAICDDIGERSYDVTDVAAVLIRILSRLPAAGLSVLQKRYKIDADGHSGHVFVQKVALNLFNGDTHQAAFRILTDFRKGKFGWIALERPR
- the LOC116189113 gene encoding cystathionine beta-lyase, chloroplastic-like isoform X1; its protein translation is MMSLSMGIKIIGTTEHQVLAYVSEDFRLAKPPSSFQFKKEVNFVGKRLLLFKKLVPNCSKDREMDVSTSALADGVAECVNDVDVKEPSISTLLMNFESKFDPYGAISTPLYQTATFKQPSATENGPYDYTRSGNPTRDALESLLAKLDKADRAFCFTSGMAALAAVTHLLGAGEEIVAGDDIYGGSDRLLSQVTPKTGIVVKRVNTSDLDEVASAIGPKTKLVWIESPTNPRIQISDIRKIAEIAHAWGALLLVDNSIMSPVLSQPLQLGADIVMHSATKFISGHSDVMAGVLAVKGESLAKQIYFLQNAEGSGLAPFDCWICLRGIKTMALRIEKQQENAQKIAEFLSSHPLVKKVNYAGLPNHPGRSLHYSQAKGAGSVLSFLTGSVPLSKHIVETTKYFSITVSFGSVKSLISMPCFMSHASIPAAVREARGLTEDLIRISVGIENVDDLISDLDNALSTGPL
- the LOC116189113 gene encoding cystathionine beta-lyase, chloroplastic-like isoform X2; its protein translation is MKLLTFNQDFRLAKPPSSFQFKKEVNFVGKRLLLFKKLVPNCSKDREMDVSTSALADGVAECVNDVDVKEPSISTLLMNFESKFDPYGAISTPLYQTATFKQPSATENGPYDYTRSGNPTRDALESLLAKLDKADRAFCFTSGMAALAAVTHLLGAGEEIVAGDDIYGGSDRLLSQVTPKTGIVVKRVNTSDLDEVASAIGPKTKLVWIESPTNPRIQISDIRKIAEIAHAWGALLLVDNSIMSPVLSQPLQLGADIVMHSATKFISGHSDVMAGVLAVKGESLAKQIYFLQNAEGSGLAPFDCWICLRGIKTMALRIEKQQENAQKIAEFLSSHPLVKKVNYAGLPNHPGRSLHYSQAKGAGSVLSFLTGSVPLSKHIVETTKYFSITVSFGSVKSLISMPCFMSHASIPAAVREARGLTEDLIRISVGIENVDDLISDLDNALSTGPL